In Vulpes lagopus strain Blue_001 chromosome 1, ASM1834538v1, whole genome shotgun sequence, a genomic segment contains:
- the PACSIN1 gene encoding protein kinase C and casein kinase substrate in neurons protein 1 — MSGSYDEASLAPEETTDSFWEVGNYKRTVKRIDDGHRLCNDLMNCVQERAKIEKAYAQQLTDWAKRWRQLLEKGPQYGSLERAWGAIMTEADKVSELHQEVKNNLLNEDLEKVKNWQKDAYHKQIMGGFKETKEAEDGFRKAQKPWAKKMKELEAAKKAYHLACKEEKLAMTREMNSKTEQSVTPEQQKKLQDKVDKCKQDVQKTQEKYEKVLDDVGKTTPQYMEGMEQVFEQCQQFEEKRLVFLKEVLLDIKRHLNLAENSSYVHVYRELEQAIRGADAQDDLRWFRSTSGPGMPMNWPQFEEWNPDLPHTATKKEKQPKKAEGVTLTNATGVVETTSQAGDRGSVSSYDRGQPYATEWSDDESGNPFGGNEANGGSNPFEDDAKGVRVRALYDYDGQEQDELSFKAGDELTKLGEEDEQGWCRGRLDSGQLGLYPANYVEAI, encoded by the exons ATGTCTGGCTCCTACGACGAGGCCTCGCTAGCTCCGGAGGAGACCACTGACAGCTTCTGGGAG GTGGGGAACTACAAGCGGACGGTGAAGCGCATCGACGACGGCCACCGCCTGTGTAACGACCTGATGAACTGCGTGCAGGAGCGCGCCAAGATCGAGAAGGCGTACGCACAGCAGCTCACCGACTGGGCCAAGCGCTGGCGCCAGCTCCTCGAGAAAG GGCCACAGTATGGCAGCCTGGAGCGGGCCTGGGGTGCCATCATGACGGAGGCGGACAAGGTGAGCGAACTGCACCAGGAAGTAAAGAACAATCTGCTGAATGAGGACCTGGAGAAGGTCAAGAACTGGCAGAAGGATGCCTATCACAAGCAGATCATGGGCGGCTTCAAGGAGACCAAGGAGGCTGAAGACGGCTTCCGCAAGGCCCAGAAGCCCTGGGCCAAGAAGATGAAGGAG CTAGAGGCAGCGAAGAAGGCCTACCATCTGGCCTGCAAAGAGGAGAAGCTGGCCATGACACGGGAGATGAACAGCAAGACGGAGCAGTCAGTGACGCCCGAGCAGCAGAAGAAGCTGCAGGACAAAGTGGACAAGTGCAAGCAGGATGTCCAGAAG ACGCAGGAGAAGTATGAGAAGGTGCTGGATGACGTGGGCAAGACCACACCCCAGTACATGGAGGGCATGGAGCAGGTGTTCGAACAGTGCCAGCAGTTTGAGGAAAAGCGGCTGGTCTTCCTCAAGGAGGTGCTGCTGGACATCAAACGTCACCTAAACCTAGCTGAGAATAGCAG CTATGTCCATGTGTACCGGGAGCTGGAGCAGGCTATCCGGGGGGCCGATGCCCAGGATGACCTCAGGTGGTTCCGCAGCACCAGCGGCCCTGGTATGCCCATGAACTGGCCCCAGTTTGAG GAGTGGAACCCAGACCTTCCTCACACTGCcaccaagaaagagaaacagcCCAAGAAGGCAGAGGGGGTGACGCTGACCAATGCCACTGGAGTGGTGGAGACCACATCCCAGGCTGGGGACCGTGGCAG CGTTAGCAGCTACGACCGGGGCCAGCCGTATGCTACCGAGTGGTCAGATGACGAGAGTGGGAACCCATTTGGGGGCAATGAGGCCAACGGGGGCTCCAACCCCTTCGAGGACGACGCCAAGGGAGTGCGTGTGCGTGCGCTCTACGACTACGACGGCCAGGAGCAGGATGAGCTGAGCTTCAAGGCTG GAGATGAGCTCACCAAGCTGGGCGAGGAGGACGAGCAGGGATGGTGCCGCGGGCGGCTGGACAGTGGGCAGCTGGGCCTCTACCCTGCAAACTACGTGGAGGCCATCTAG
- the SPDEF gene encoding SAM pointed domain-containing Ets transcription factor has product MGSASPGLSSVSPSRLLLPPDTLLRTGLEKAAVGAVAPERRDWSPSPPATPEQGLSTFYLSYFDMLYPEDSSWAAKGPGASAREEPSEDPEQCPVIDSQAPGGSLDLAPGGLTLEEHSLEQVQSMVVGEVLKDIETACKLLNITADPMDWSPGNVQKWLLWTEHQYRLPPVGKAFQELGGKELCAMSEEQFRQRSPLGGDVLHAHLDIWKSAAWMKERTSPGTVHYCASTSEDSWTDNEVDSSCSGQPIHLWQFLKELLLKPHSYGRFIRWLNKEKGIFKIEDSAQVARLWGIRKNRPAMNYDKLSRSIRQYYKKGIIRKPDISQRLVYQFVHPI; this is encoded by the exons ATGGGCAGCGCCAGCCCCGGCCTGAGCAGCGTGTCCCCCAGCCgcctcctgctgccccctgaCACCTTGCTGCGGACAGGCCTGGAAAAGGCGGCCGTGGGGGCAGTGGCCCCTGAGAGACGGGACTGGAGCCCCAGCCCACCTGCCACACCTGAGCAGGGCCTGTCCACCTTCTACCTCTCCTACTTTGACATGCTGTACCCTGAGGACAGTAGCTGGGCTGCCAAGGGCCCCGGGGCCAGCGCTCGGGAGGAgccatctgaggaccctgagcaGTGCCCGGTCATCGACAGCCAAGCTCCTGGGGGCAGCCTGGACTTGGCACCGGGGGGGCTGACCCTGGAAGAGCACTCCCTGGAACAGGTGCAGTCCATGGTGGTGGGCGAGGTGCTTAAGGACATCGAGACAGCCTGTaagctgctcaacatcactgCAG ACCCCATGGACTGGAGCCCTGGCAACGTGCAGAAGTGGCTCCTGTGGACGGAGCACCAGTACCGGCTGCCGCCTGTGGGCAAGGCCTTCCAGGAGCTGGGGGGCAAGGAGCTGTGTGCCATGTCAGAGGAGCAGTTCCGCCAGCGCTCACCTCTGGGTGGGGACGTGCTGCACGCCCACCTGGACATCTGGAAGTCAG CGGCCTGGATGAAAGAGAGGACTTCTCCTGGGACCGTTCACTACTGCG CCTCGACCAGCGAGGACAGCTGGACCGACAACGAGGTGGACTCCTCGTGCTCCGGGCAGCCCATCCACCTGTGGCAGTTTCTCAAGGAGCTGCTGCTCAAGCCGCACAGCTACGGCCGCTTCATCCGGTGGCTCAACAAAGAGAAGG GCATCTTCAAGATTGAGGACTCTGCCCAGGTGGCCCGGCTATGGGGCATCCGCAAGAACAGGCCCGCCATGAACTACGACAAGCTGAGCCGCTCCATCCGCCAGTATTACAAGAAGGGCATCATCCGGAAGCCAGACATCTCCCAACGCCTCGTCTACCAGTTCGTGCACCCCATCTGA